From the genome of Nomia melanderi isolate GNS246 chromosome 14, iyNomMela1, whole genome shotgun sequence, one region includes:
- the LOC116432711 gene encoding uncharacterized protein LOC116432711 — MATRKRSFEESSKQRYQANARERDRTHSVNTAFSTLRTLIPTEPVDRKLSKIETLRLASSYISHLGAVLVAEPVNQQPCLRIDEDSDTDSDNETDNIDTNSNRTGVTGVNGVNGVNGVNGVNGVNGVNGVNGVNGVYGVGSNLWPDSRARPQLCTFCLAMHKKYRLNVSSKLISDYRISEASPYRFPAATSPMCFDLTDV; from the exons ATGGCTACACGGAAGAGAAGCTTCGAAGAATCCTCGAAACAACGTTATCAAGCGAACGCGCGCGAGAGGGACCGCACTCATAG TGTGAACACGGCGTTCAGCACGTTGAGAACGTTAATACCGACGGAACCCGTGGACAGGAAATTGTCGAAAATCGAGACTTTGAGATTAGCCAGCAGTTACATCAGCCATTTAGGGGCCGTCCTCGTGGCAGAACCTGTAAATCAACAACCCTGTTTACGTATCGACGAGGACAGCGACACCGACAGCGACAACGAAACCGATAACATCGATACCAATAGCAATCGCACCGGTGTTACCGGTGTCAACGGTGTCAACGGTGTCAACGGTGTCAACGGTGTCAACGGTGTCAACGGTGTCAACGGTGTTAACGGTGTTAACGGTGTTTACGGTGTTGGGTCGAACCTTTGGCCCGATTCCCGAGCAAGGCCGCAGCTTTGCACTTTTTGCCTCGCTATGCACAAAAAATAC CGTTTGAACGTCTCTTCCAAACTGATTTCGGATTACCGGATTTCCGAAGCGTCGCCGTACCGTTTCCCCGCTGCAACCTCGCCGATGTGCTTCGATTTAACCGATGTATAA
- the LOC116434359 gene encoding uncharacterized protein LOC116434359 produces MSSASTGGTEGSSPASSPASATSLTMAAPKYGTLVPNRIFVGGISANTSADELTELFSSYGNVKATKIIADRAGVSKGYGFVTFETEEEAKRLQRESECIVLRERKLNIAPAIKKQPFNRSFDGGSGSPPSVPTNAYYYPNGMGLAYQSGMFYNTTAPAPTTPIAPPTDPATIYQTTGVFGPQAAGHQTFAPVMYPCPAPSLYMPQQYPYSPMPYETYYPGAAAAGTSPYLYPSSNSQNNASAGNNSSGSGNNGTAGATSPPTGPPPAPLPSLAPPTATHFYAPAAPPPHHHHPPVPAGPPQSQVDHLYYSFATGAHPPPPPHAAMGLTEQQLLLYPTESACQQTSSSDGQGAPQEDSRSTSSHSEQPHSETQAGTGSSAPMVSLMPVKFPVSGRYTNYHPIAIHSANLYNSQSCLNETDDCAGNRMHCRAIVYHPATVYIPHTHTTAPFHHNASGGASLLPTPAASVSQQIFDSSNKPSYNSREYSKSGPANGQHSNSYSKSSHGIALSSHQASFAKAPHLGSSQSYKHANVDGSYNKYSSSSGMTSRFSVQYNHRRTPAGGGSTTIQPSPACYMAPRSDNYSPQRSGNLGFAANPPPPPPQTYNTGYLNSSQSKVFAASASGQGFANDYGNARRNHSNEQYFDNAIKPSNYSTRKNTTNAYRTNANANTAVTAAAAANNNNNNNNNNSNNNNNNNNNGQTAEGNGSSGNRSAENYNAVEDETSSNGSQGAAHAVQNVAENNSNSEKPVSPPPAPYSPMTRPLPTLSPPTSQVQFYAPTQNRYQPSLAPSQHHHHQHHQQQHHQQQQSSQQQQQQQQQQQQQQQQQQQQQQQQRRYTVAPTLSAGRKSAEKYSSSASTQSSAILRQNKYKVNGIMQTGNKVSEDSLGGAGDAPPGVGRMPITPPGTPRGHPTHSTHPTATVVDQNQLSDACHQMQALSL; encoded by the exons ATG AGTTCAGCATCGACGGGAGGAACCGAGGGGTCTAGTCCAGCCTCTAGCCCTGCCTCGGCTACGAGTCTCACAATGGCTGCTCCAAAGTACGGTACACTGGTACCGAATCGCATTTTTGTCGGTGGTATCTCGGCTAACACCAGTGCAGACGAACTAACCGAACTGTTCTCTTCGTACGGCAATGTGAAAGCTACCAAGATAATCGCGGACCGTGCAGGTGTTTCTAAAGGTTATGGATTTGTTACGTTTGAAACCGAAGAGGAAGCTAAAAGACTTCAACGAGAG TCCGAGTGCATCGTGTTgagagaaagaaaattgaatatcgCGCCTGCGATTAAGAAGCAACCCTTCAATAGATCATTCGACGGTGGTTCTGGATCTCCACCCTCTGTGCCTACCAATGCTTACTACTATCCGAACG GTATGGGGTTAGCATACCAGAGCGGTATGTTCTACAATACGACGGCTCCAGCGCCAACGACGCCGATCGCACCACCGACCGATCCGGCAACTATTTATCAAACCACAGGAGTGTTTG GACCTCAAGCCGCTGGACATCAAACGTTTGCTCCTGTGATGTATCCGTGTCCTGCTCCGTCTCTCTATATGCCCCAGCAGTATCCGTATTCACCTATGCCG TACGAGACGTATTACCCAGGGGCGGCCGCAGCTGGAACTTCTCCGTATTTGTATCCTAGCAGTAACTCGCAGAACAACGCAAGCGCCGGTAACAACAGTTCCGGTAGCGGGAATAACGGGACGGCGGGAGCAACCAGTCCACCGACGGGCCCTCCGCCAGCGCCACTCCCTTCTCTGGCTCCGCCGACAGCTACGCACTTTTACGCTCCTGCTGCACCGCCACCCCATCATCATCACCCACCGGTGCCTGCGGGTCCACCTCAGTCGCAGGTCGACCATCTTTACTATTCGTTTGCAACCGGAGCTCacccgccgccgcccccgcaCGCGGCTATGGGGTTGACCGAACAGCAGCTGTTGCTGTACCCTACGGAGAGCGCGTGTCAGCAAACGTCTTCGTCCGACGGTCAGGGTGCGCCGCAAGAG GATTCTCGTTCGACGTCGAGCCACTCGGAGCAACCGCACAGCGAGACACAGGCTGGTACGGGTTCATCTGCACCTATGGTGTCCTTGATGCCCGTGAAATTTCCCGTGTCTGGTCGTTACACGAATTATCACCCGATCGCGATACACAGCGCGAACTTGTACAATTCGCAGTCGTGCTTGAACGAGACCGACGATTGCGCTGGCAATAGGATGCACTGTAGGGCGATCGTGTATCATCCGGCGACCGTTTACATTCCTCACACGCATACGACAGCTCCGTTCCACCACAACGCTTCCGGCGGTGCTAGCCTGCTGCCGACTCCGGCTGCCTCGGTGTCTCAGCAAATATTCGATTCGTCGAACAAACCAAGTTACAATTCGAGGGAGTACTCGAAGTCGGGGCCCGCGAACGGACAGCATAGCAACAGTTACTCGAAAAGTAGCCACGGGATCGCGTTGTCGTCGCATCAGGCGTCGTTCGCGAAGGCTCCGCACCTAGGTAGCTCGCAGTCGTACAAGCACGCTAACGTGGACGGAAGCTACAACAAGTACTCTTCCTCGAGCGGCATGACTTCGCGGTTCTCCGTGCAATACAATCATCGAAGAACGCCGGCTGGCGGTGGCTCGACCACGATACAACCCTCTCCGGCTTGCTACATGGCTCCGAGGTCCGACAACTACAGTCCGCAGAGGTCTGGGAACCTCGGCTTCGCGGCGAAtcctccgccgccgcctcctcAGACCTACAACACCGGCTACTTGAACTCCTCCCAGTCGAAGGTGTTCGCCGCGTCCGCTTCCGGGCAAGGTTTCGCGAACGACTACGGGAACGCTCGTAGAAATCACTCGAACGAACAGTATTTCGACAACGCGATCAAGCCGAGCAACTATTCGACCCGTAAGAACACGACTAACGCCTACCGGACTAACGCCAACGCCAATACCGCcgtcaccgccgccgccgccgccaacaacaacaacaacaacaacaacaacaatagcaacaacaacaacaacaataacaacaacggaCAGACGGCGGAGGGGAACGGTTCTTCCGGCAATCGGTCCGCCGAAAATTACAACGCGGTCGAGGATGAAACCAGCAGCAACGGTTCCCAGGGTGCTGCGCACGCCGTGCAAAATGTCGCGGAAAACAATAGTAATTCGGAGAAACCGGTCAGCCCACCGCCAGCCCCGTACTCGCCCATGACACGACCGCTTCCAACTTTGTcaccacccacctcccaggtcCAGTTTTATGCTCCGACGCAGAACCGTTATCAGCCATCCTTAGCCCCGTCCCAACATCACCACCATCAGCACCACCAGCAGCAGCATCACCAGCAACAGCAATCTAgccaacaacaacagcagcaacagcagcagcagcagcagcagcagcagcaacaacagcagcagcaacagcagcagcgtCGGTATACCGTCGCTCCTACTCTGTCGGCTGGCCGCAAGTCCGCCGAGAAGTATTCGAGTTCCGCTTCGACTCAAAGCAGCGCGATCCTCAGGCAGAACAAGTACAAAGTGAACGGGATCATGCAGACGGGCAACAAAGTGTCCGAGGATAGTTTGGGCGGTGCCGGAGACGCTCCTCCGGGCGTTGGAAGAATGCCCATCACACCACCGGGTACACCCAGAGGTCATCCGACTCATTCGACTCATCCTACCGCCACCGTTGTCGATCAGAATCAGTTGAGCGACGCGTGCCATCAGATGCAAGCTCTGAGCCTCTGA